One genomic segment of Arachis duranensis cultivar V14167 chromosome 4, aradu.V14167.gnm2.J7QH, whole genome shotgun sequence includes these proteins:
- the LOC107486396 gene encoding uncharacterized protein LOC107486396 — protein MEFFQNAKVVRLKSYHDKYLMANGDGETIYQDLQGCYDNAKWTVEILNHDDNNLIRLKSFFGNYLTATNIPFLLGSAGKKVMQQPLPSNLLNSSSFEWEPIRDGMLVKLKTRDGGGFLRANDFRLRPWKNSVTHDNPHRTATANWILWDVEIVESREQESDDKPIEHRELDKNRSPEKRWKNYIL, from the exons ATGGAATTCTTCCAAAATGCCAAAGTTGTGCGCCTAAAGAGCTACCATGACAAGTACTTAATGGCAAACGGTGATGGAGAAACCATTTATCAAGACCTCCAAGGATGTTATGACAACGCCAAATGGACGGTGGAGATTTTGAATCATGATGATAACAACTTGATCCGATTGAAGAgtttttttgggaattactTAACAGCCACCAACATCCCATTCTTATTAGGATCCGCGGGCAAGAAAGTCATGCAACAACCACTTCCTTCAAATTTGTtgaattcttcatcatttgaaTGGGAACCCATAAGAGATGGGATGCTG GTGAAACTCAAGACACGTGACGGCGGCGGATTCTTGCGAGCCAACGATTTCCGGCTACGGCCGTGGAAGAACTCCGTCACACACGACAACCCTCATAGAACTGCAACAGCAAATTGGATTCTTTGGGACGTGGAAATTGTGGAGTCAAGAGAACAAGAATCCGATGATAAACCAATTGAG CACAGAGAATTAGATAAAAATAGATCACCAGAAAAAAGATGgaagaattatattttgtga